Genomic window (Aquimarina sp. BL5):
CGATATTGGAAAGATGGCAAACCCTACATATTTTACTGAAAATCAGACAGCTTCAGGAAATGCCCACGATGTATTATCTCCTAAAGAGAGTGCTAAAATTATTATCGATCACGTTATAAGGGGTATTGAGATTGCAAAAAAGAACAAATTACCTGATCGTGTAATTGATTTTATAAGAACGCATCATGGGACTAGTACGGTATACTACTTTTACATGAAAGCTAAGGAAATCAATGAGAATGTAAACAAGGAAGATTTTCAATATCCAGGACCAAAACCTTTTTCTAAGGAAACTGCTATTTTGATGATGAGTGATAGTGTAGAGGCTGCTTCCAAAAGCTTGAAAAACCCTACTAGTAGTTTAATCGATTCATTTGTGGAGAAGATAGTAAATAAGCAAATGGAAGATGGTCAATTTCTTAATGCAAATATTACGTTCAAGGAAATTCAACAGGTTAAAAAGATCTTTAAACGAAAGTTAACTAATATCTACCATTTAAGGATTGAATATCCTGAGTAGTACTTTTAGACTGGTATGTTATTTGATAAGGTAATCGATAACATAAACCATCTTAAAATTTTACTATGAAAACTTTCAGAACTTTTACATTTCTAACATGTCTAATATTTAGTCTTACATCATATAGTCAAGTTATAATAGGAGGTGAAGCTTCTATCGATATAAGTATAAATATTCCGGTTCCTGATATTGTTATTGAACGAAGACCAGATGTAAGAATTGAAACAAGGCCTTCTGCTCCAGTAATACACAGTTGTGATCATAACTGTTCTCATAATGAATATGTTAGTTATGGAGAGATTCAAAATCAAAACGGGCCATATGGACGTCAAATATATCTAGTAACTCATGCACAATTAGAATCAAACCGTGTTGGTTCTGAAAGCGTTACCTATGTTTTAGACTCAGGAGATGTATTAGAATTAATTATTGTAACAGCCAATCTCCAAGATTTTAATTATCATAGTTATAGTGATAATTGTGAATGTTCGCAAAAAAATAGAATTTTAGAAGTATTATTAAATGATCAGAAAATACCACTAAGAGACGGAAGTTTATCGCTTCAGCCAAAAGAAAATGGTTTTCACTCTGTCATAAACCTACACAGCAAATTTGAGGGAGATTTTAATGGTACAGTTATTTTTTAGATAAATATTTCCCATCCATCCAGAAAGTTCCAAAAGGTATTATAGAGCATATAAGCACTATTGCTAATGTTTTATTATCCCATCTTTTTTCAGGTTTCACTAAAAAAGCAAATACGATATAAGCTAGAAATAAAAAACCGTGTGCCATACCAATTAACTTATTAGGTTCTGGTGAGGCAAATAGATACTTGAGCGGCATTGTTACGAATAGTATAGCCAAGTATGAAATCCCTTCGAGATAACTAATCAATCTGAAACTGGTGATCATATTTATATTTATTTAAAATTGGATGCAAATTTAAGGTTCAGAATATATCCAAACGTTAATAAATACCTATTTTTTAGTAGGATACTCCAATTCAAATATTTCGAGATCAAAATAGGGGATAGCTGATAACAAATGATCAAAGATATCTGCTACTATCTTCTCATAATTTTTCCATATTTTATCATTACTAAAAGCATAGATTTCTAAAGGAGTCCCTTGAGCAGTAGGCGCTAATTGGCGACTCATAATCATCATATCACTATTAATATGAGGATGATCCTCTAGATATGATTCTACATACTTTCTAAATACACCCATGTTAGAAAGATTTCGACCATTCATTAAAACCTCTTTGTTTATCAGATTTTCTTCATTATAAGAATTTACCTTGTGCTGTGCTTGATCCAAGTATTCCCTTATAAGCTCTACTTTCTTAAGACGATCTACATCATTTTCAGATAAAAATTTAATGCTAGAAGCTTTTATTAAAATAGCTCTTTTTATTCTTCTTCCACCAGAATCCATCATACCTCGCCAATTCCTAAATGACTGAGAAGTTAGATGATAGGTAGGGATTGTTGTGATTGTTTTATCAAAATTCTGGACTTTTACCGAGGACAGATTGATTTCGATTACATCTCCATCAGCTCCATATTTAGCCATTGTAATCCAGTCACCAATTCTAACAGTGTCATTTACGGCAACCTGAATACTTGCTACAAACCCAAGAATAGTGTCTTTAAATATCAGAAGAATAACTGCAGACATTGCCCCAAGTGCTGTTAAAAATGTCCAAATTGATTTCCCAGTAATTAAAGAGAAAATTGAAATAGCACCAATTACCCAGATAAATATCATAAAGACCTGAATATAACTATCTATAGGTTTATCTCTGAATGACTCTAAAGACTTCAAGAAATCTCTGAAGGTTCCGAGAATACTTCTTACAATCCAAATCGTTAAAGCAATAACCAATATATTAAAAAGAATTTCTAAGTAATTCTCTGCAATAGGAAAATCTATAAATAGTTCAGGTATGATCCAAATACTAATGGATAATGGTATGATGTGAGATAAATAGTCAAAAGTTTTGTTTTTGACCAAATGATCATCAAAAGTATTCTTTGATTTTGAAGCGTATCTTTTAAAAAGATTTAAGATTACCTTTTTAATTATTTTATCTAGAATGAATAGGGCTATTAGCAGGACACAAACACCAATAACCACATTTAGGTATTCTGCCATAGTTTCCGTAAAGCCATTAGAAACTAAAACTTTATAAAAATACCTAGTTAGTTTTTCCATAAAAAAAATGAATTCAGATCGAATCTAAACCTACAACTTATTATTTTAATAAGTTCTATACCAAACTGAAAATAGCTACGGCATACAAATAGAATCTTACAAAACGTAATAGTCCAAATAGCAAATAACTAATAAAAGGATATTTTATCATTCCTGCCGCAATACTGGTAATAGAAAAAGGAATGGGAAGTAATGCTCCTACCACTATTAAAAAACCACCCCATTTACGAGTGTTTTTAATATGTTTGGCCATTTTCACCTCTAAATACTGGTGAACTGAGGGGATTTTGGTGATTGATTTCCCTATGAAATAGGAGATAACTCCACCTAAGTATGATAATAATGCAAGAATTGAGAGATATAGGATAGGACTTGTTGTTTTGTCACTCCACGCGATGAAAATTTCTGGAGGGATCAAGCCTAACAAAGACTCCGATGCAAAAAACACACTAAAAACTACATAATCCGAATAGTTTTCTGTTACATAAATCAATACATCATTGATATTGATAACAAAATAATTTACTATTAATAAACCTGCTATAAAAAGTAAAATAGGAGGTAATGCTTTTTTTAAGCTGATTCCTAAAAACTTATAGAAACCGGTATAACTATAATATTGATGCAATAATTGCAATCGTGTTTTTTTTACAGATCGGGGATTCATTTTCATAACAATTTTTCCACAAGGCAACAAAAATAATATATAATTGATTTTTTCACGTTTATAAAATCATAAAATTTGTCGAGAAGTTGTTATAATAATTACAGGATACAAAGAAAACGTACCAAAATGCTCATTTTATAAGGTGTAATGTATAATTAGACAAAGGTATTTATACTAAAAAAACCCTGAAAATAATCAAGGTTTCTTTTTGATATTGTAATAAGAAAAATAATATTATCTAAATTTTATGCATTCAGGGCATCTCTATAATCTGCCAAATCCATAACATTCATTTTATTTTTTATATCCTTAAACAGAGAAACAAGATACATAAGACTTTCCACCGGATTCACATCTTCATTCTTCACTGGTGCTTCATTTTCATTTTCTTGTTCCTCGATTGGTTCATCGTCTGGAATGGGAATAAGAAAACTATCATTTTCTTCGATA
Coding sequences:
- a CDS encoding mechanosensitive ion channel family protein, which encodes MEKLTRYFYKVLVSNGFTETMAEYLNVVIGVCVLLIALFILDKIIKKVILNLFKRYASKSKNTFDDHLVKNKTFDYLSHIIPLSISIWIIPELFIDFPIAENYLEILFNILVIALTIWIVRSILGTFRDFLKSLESFRDKPIDSYIQVFMIFIWVIGAISIFSLITGKSIWTFLTALGAMSAVILLIFKDTILGFVASIQVAVNDTVRIGDWITMAKYGADGDVIEINLSSVKVQNFDKTITTIPTYHLTSQSFRNWRGMMDSGGRRIKRAILIKASSIKFLSENDVDRLKKVELIREYLDQAQHKVNSYNEENLINKEVLMNGRNLSNMGVFRKYVESYLEDHPHINSDMMIMSRQLAPTAQGTPLEIYAFSNDKIWKNYEKIVADIFDHLLSAIPYFDLEIFELEYPTKK
- a CDS encoding YqaA family protein, which encodes MKMNPRSVKKTRLQLLHQYYSYTGFYKFLGISLKKALPPILLFIAGLLIVNYFVININDVLIYVTENYSDYVVFSVFFASESLLGLIPPEIFIAWSDKTTSPILYLSILALLSYLGGVISYFIGKSITKIPSVHQYLEVKMAKHIKNTRKWGGFLIVVGALLPIPFSITSIAAGMIKYPFISYLLFGLLRFVRFYLYAVAIFSLV
- a CDS encoding DUF3817 domain-containing protein, which produces MITSFRLISYLEGISYLAILFVTMPLKYLFASPEPNKLIGMAHGFLFLAYIVFAFLVKPEKRWDNKTLAIVLICSIIPFGTFWMDGKYLSKK